Proteins encoded by one window of Arachis hypogaea cultivar Tifrunner chromosome 1, arahy.Tifrunner.gnm2.J5K5, whole genome shotgun sequence:
- the LOC112789801 gene encoding tryptophan synthase beta chain 2, chloroplastic encodes MENQKTGSPLSQRPDSFGRFGRFGGKYVPETLMFALTELEAAFHSLASDEDFQRELSGILRDYVGRESPLYFAERLTEHYRRGTGEGPQVYLKREDLNHTGAHKINNAVGQALLAKRLGKKRVIAETGAGQHGVATATVCARFGLECVVYMGAQDMERQALNVFRMRLLGAEVRAVHSGTATLKDATSEAIRDWVTNVETTHYILGSVAGPHPYPMMVREFHAVIGKETRKQALEKWGGKPDVLVACVGGGSNAMGLFHEFVDDDDVRLIGVEAAGLGLETGKHAATLTKGEVGVLHGAMSYLLQDDDGQIIEPHSISAGLDYPGVGPEHSFLKDVGRAEYYSVTDEDALEAFKRLSRLEGIIPALETSHALAYLEKLCPTLPNGTKVVVNCSGRGDKDVQTVLKYLKD; translated from the exons ATGGAGAACCAGAAAACCGGTTCGCCCCTTTCTCAGCGACCCGATTCGTTCGGCCGGTTCGGCCGGTTCGGTGGCAAGTACGTCCCCGAGACTCTCATGTTCGCACTCACCGAGCTTGAGGCTGCGTTCCACTCCCTTGCCTCTGATGAAGACTTTCAG AGAGAGCTGAGTGGGATTCTTAGGGACTATGTTGGCAGGGAGAGCCCACTCTACTTTGCTGAGAGGCTGACGGAGCATTACAGGCGTGGCACCGGCGAAGGGCCGCAGGTGTACCTGAAAAGGGAGGATCTTAACCACACCGGCGCTCACAAGATCAACAATGCTGTTGGTCAGGCATTGCTTGCCAAGAGGCTTGGGAAAAAGAGAGTTATTGCCGAGACTGGAGCTGGTCAGCATGGAGTTGCCACTGCCACCGTGTGTGCTCGGTTTGGGTTGGAATGTGTTGTTTATATGGGTGCTCAGGACATGGAAAGGCAGGCTCTTAATGTGTTCAGGATGCGCCTCCTTGGTGCCGAG GTGCGAGCAGTTCATTCCGGAACTGCGACATTGAAGGATGCCACATCAGAAGCTATAAGGGATTGGGTGACCAATGTGGAGACAACTCATTATATCTTAGGTTCTGTTGCCGGGCCACATCCATATCCTATGATGGTACGAGAGTTCCATGCAGTGATTGGCAAAGAAACAAGAAAGCAAGCATTGGAGAAATGGGGAGGGAAACCAGATGTACTCGTGGCATGTGTCGGTGGAGGCTCAAATGCTATGGGGCTTTTCCATGAATTTGTAGACGATGATGATGTTAGGCTAATTGGAGTGGAGGCTGCTGGACTTGGCTTAGAAACCGGTAAGCATGCGGCTACATTGACAAAAGGAGAAGTTGGGGTTTTGCATGGAGCAATGAGCTATCTTTTGCAGGATGATGATGGACAGATAATTGAGCCCCACTCAATAAGTGCAGG ATTGGACTACCCTGGGGTTGGACCAGAGCATAGTTTCTTGAAAGATGTAGGACGTGCTGAGTACTACAGTGTTACCGACGAAGATGCACTTGAAG CCTTCAAGAGACTATCACGGCTGGAAGGAATAATTCCAGCTTTGGAGACATCACATGCTCTTGCTTACTTAGAGAAGCTATGCCCAACCCTCCCAAATGGAACCAAGGTTGTGGTAAATTGCAGTGGCAGAGGGGATAAGGATGTTCAAACTGTGCTCAAGTACTTGAAAGATTGA
- the LOC112710927 gene encoding uncharacterized protein produces MDNHRDEESFDTVIEAREEFMVSPSTGSNPTIRLAHFLKPTMSKTPSPRDSPPLPSNSNVRENVPCEVAFNGWLHPQQQWKTWVDLMKPKYEDVWVQAGIDKAIMASTFTINKNSEMLIVLAEKWCCETNTFIFPWGECTVTLEDMKLCGGYSVLGAPVSLSIDTDEEKEIEAKLLAVRAMFFRSKARRADHHAWMMHFMENARSQVEHEAFLALWLSRFVFASKSHRSVLKCVFPLAVKLARGTRVALGPAVLASIYRDLRLLNSAIKGLAKTKNGGVTLWAPFQLVIVWALERFPALPPKPKMVEPSQPIMARWDRLKTMIDNKKLRSIMDPAGVKKDGFLWRPYKNSPPLKLYNTKYSWVCDNPDFHSELDSYIRCLRVSKLVGMSCIEQYFPNRVAMQFGMDQDIPDCTVPHRNKDPWMDYIHPVMDTNLLSALCARQPDVTLRYYAWWRRRKLGKEEGMKTGLGTGNLSRGLSRQVKGDGSYDSPSGLPSKRKRDQEVFNQKHELTIVERLSTSSNNRCFEDAVVQNKSTLSSSESVDNLPSLGEVFQAYGIMSSGVLNFVASDNVVGGSKIANVEDPKAEGSKIISNENAKEGKPKAHKFCGTVTTGFNKEEKGACHCIGEMASYLENRILKLEKMHAMLKLAKFPPQNKKKLDPRHSVP; encoded by the coding sequence ATGGATAATCATCGTGATGAAGAATCATTTGACACCGTTATAGAAGCCAGAGAAGAATTCATGGTTTCACCATCAACGGGTTCAAATCCAACAATAAGACTCGCCCACTTTCTCAAACCCACCATGAGCAAAACCCCATCACCACGTGACTCTCCACCACTCCCTTCCAATTCCAACGTTAGAGAAAATGTTCCATGTGAAGTAGCGTTCAATGGGTGGTTACACCCACAACAACAATGGAAAACATGGGTTGACTTAATGAAACCCAAGTACGAAGATGTATGGGTGCAAGCTGGAATAGACAAAGCAATAATGGCTTCAACATTCACAATCAACAAGAACAGTGAAATGCTTATTGTTCTTGCAGAGAAGTGGTGTTGTGAGACCAACACATTCATATTTCCGTGGGGAGAATGCACGGTAACATTGGAAGACATGAAGTTATGTGGGGGTTACTCTGTTCTTGGGGCTCCTGTTTCTTTGTCTATTGATACCGATGAGGAGAAGGAAATTGAGGCGAAACTCCTCGCTGTGAGGGCAATGTTCTTCAGATCAAAAGCAAGAAGGGCTGATCATCATGCGTGGATGATGCACTTCATGGAGAATGCAAGGAGCCAAGTGGAGCATGAAGCTTTCTTGGCATTGTGGTTGTCAAGGTTTGTTTTCGCTTCTAAATCACATAGATCTGTTTTGAAATGTGTTTTTCCGCTTGCTGTAAAACTAGCCAGAGGAACTAGAGTAGCATTAGGACCTGCTGTTTTAGCTAGCATTTATAGGGACTTGAGATTGTTGAATAGTGCTATCAAGGGTTTAGCAAAGACGAAGAACGGGGGAGTTACTCTCTGGGCTCCTTTTCAGTTGGTAATTGTGTGGGCTTTAGAGAGGTTTCCGGCACTTCCGCCAAAGCCGAAGATGGTTGAACCAAGCCAGCCTATAATGGCTAGGTGGGATAGATTGAAAACGATGATTGATAACAAAAAATTGAGATCGATTATGGATCCGGCCGGGGTGAAAAAAGACGGCTTTCTTTGGCGCCCGTATAAGAATTCTCCACCACTTAAGCTTTACAATACAAAGTACTCTTGGGTGTGTGATAATCCTGATTTTCATAGCGAATTGGATTCATACATTCGCTGCTTGAGGGTCTCTAAGTTGGTGGGAATGTCCTGCATAGAGCAATACTTCCCGAATCGTGTTGCTATGCAATTCGGTATGGATCAGGACATACCTGATTGTACAGTTCCTCATCGCAACAAGGATCCTTGGATGGATTACATCCATCCAGTCATGGATACAAATTTATTAAGTGCATTGTGTGCCAGACAGCCAGATGTTACTTTAAGGTACTATGCTTGGTGGAGGCGACGGAAACTAGGCAAGGAAGAAGGCATGAAAACGGGATTAGGGACGGGGAATTTGTCACGAGGCTTGTCTAGGCAGGTGAAGGGTGATGGATCCTATGATTCGCCGTCTGGTTTACCTTCTAAGCGAAAGAGAGATCAAGAGGTTTTTAATCAGAAGCATGAGCTTACAATTGTAGAAAGATTGAGTACTTCGAGCAACAATAGATGTTTTGAGGATGCAGTTGTTCAAAACAAGAGCACTTTGTCTAGTTCTGAATCTGTTGACAATCTTCCTTCACTAGGTGAAGTTTTTCAAGCATATGGAATAATGAGTAGTGGAGTTCTTAATTTTGTTGCAAGTGACAATGTTGTTGGAGGATCAAAAATTGCTAATGTAGAAGATCCTAAAGCAGAAGGGAGCAAAATAATTTCCAATGAAAATGCAAAAGAAGGCAAACCGAAGGCTCATAAATTTTGTGGTACAGTTACAACTGGTTTCAACAAGGAAGAAAAAGGTGCATGCCATTGTATTGGAGAAATGGCATCTTATCTTGAAAACCGGATTCTGAAGCTTGAAAAAATGCATGCCATGCTCAAACTAGCAAAATTTCCcccccaaaataaaaaaaaattagatccaAGGCATTCAGTTCCTTAG
- the LOC112789808 gene encoding uncharacterized protein, translated as METKEKIVMGMVALLLSAFAVSGWTGEIHGRVVCDVCGDSSLGPEDHVLEGAEVAVLCITKSGEVLNYQAFTDAKGIYTVAETMPESDRWDACLARPISGFHEHCTRLAEGSSGVKFSYNHPSGYSHTVRTFVYRPVNVPTYCI; from the exons ATGGAAACGAAGGAGAAGATAGTGATGGGTATGGTTGCGTTACTGCTTTCTGCTTTCGCCGTTAGTGGTTGGACCGGTGAAATCCATGGAAGAGTTGTTTGTGATGTGTGTGGGGATTCTTCTCTTGGACCTGAAGATCATGTTCTGGAAg GTGCTGAGGTTGCTGTCCTTTGCATCACGAAGTCCGGGGAAGTTCTAAACTACCAAGCATTCACAGATGCTAAGGGGATTTACACAGTGGCCGAGACAATGCCGGAGAGTGATCGGTGGGATGCGTGCCTTGCCCGACCCATCAGTGGTTTCCACGAGCATTGCACCCGTCTCGCTGAGGGCAGTTCGGGGGTGAAATTCAGTTACAATCACCCATCGGGGTATTCACACACTGTCAGAACTTTCGTTTATCGACCTGTTAACGTTCCAACCTACTGCATTTGA